The DNA sequence CCGGCAAGATGGGCGGTTCGAGGCCTGTGGGCCGAGTTCGCCCTCGGCCTTGCCGCGTTCGGCCTGGCGGGAACGCTCGCCACGACGCCGACGCCCGTTGCGGCGACGGCCCCGGAAGCGGTGCATTGGCATGTCATGGGCGAACGCGTGCATATGACGCTTATGATCGAGACCGATGCGCGGAACGCGCGGAGATTTTCGCTTGACGTCTGGCTGCCGTCGGGCGAAGGCGCTCCGGAGTCGGCGGAACTGCGTTTGATCTCGCCGGGGTCGCCGCCGCGCAGCGAGATCGTCACGCCGGCGTTGAAACGCGCCGGGCCCGACCCTTACGGGTTCGTCGGGTTCGACAAATACGAATATGAAGCGGAGGGTGCCTATCTCGTCGATCCGGGGGAATGGACGGTCGAGGTGACGATCCGCGAAAAAGACGGGCAGATGCACCGTTACTCGCGGACCGTGTCGGTGCGATAGGGCGGTGTGGACGGATCTCGACCCGTCCGCAAAAATACCCTTGACGTCCGCCGGATCGTGTGCTATAGTTGATCACAAATACAAGTATTCTAATTGGAATTATCTAAAAAGTCGGTTAAACAACCGGGCCGAGAAGACGACCGGTCGTCCGGAGGCTTCCTGTCCGCTCAAGCAGCGGTTGGGAAGCTTCTTTCGTTTTCGAGGGCCGAAAAGGAGATGATCGCCATGCCGACGGTCGCCGCCATCTCCGGCGCCCCGGCCGAAACGTCGAGGGTGAACGGGTTGATCGGCTACGCGCGCCGCAAACTGGAAGAAAACGGAGTTTCGGTTCGGACCATTCAGGTCACCGCGTTGCCGCATTCCGATCTTCTGCTCGGAAAAAGCGACGGCGCCCCGATCCGGGAAGCCGTCGATTCGACGACCCTTGCCGACGGGGTGATCGTCGCCAGCCCGGTGTACAAGGCGACATATTCCGGCATTCTCAAGACGTTCCTGGACTTGCTGCCGCCGAAAGGACTCAGCGGCAAGCCGGTGTTGCCGCTGTTCGTCGGCGGAACGATCGCTCACCTTCTGGCGATCGACTTCGGGCTGAAACCGGTGTTGTCGGTGCTCGGCGCCCGATGTCTCCTTCAGGGCGTCTATGCGGTCGACGACCAGGTCGCGCGCGAGGGAGACGGCGTTTTCCGGATTGCTGAAGAGGTTCGCGCGCGTCTGGACGAATCCGTCGACGAGTTGCTCCGATTTTTGCCGGCGGCGGTAAAATCGCCGGCCTCGTAAGCTGACCGGGGGTCGGCCGACCGGGCGACCGGAGGCTCTCGATCCGGCGAGGAAGCCGGACGGGAGCCTTTTTTGTCGACAAAAGGGGTGCTTTCGCGCATGGAGCGATCGATTGCGATCCGAAGCGGCGACATGACGCTGTCCGGTGTTTTGCACACCCCGTCTTCCGCCGATCAAGCGGGAAACAAGGGTCGGCGGCCGTTCGTTCTCATTTGTCACGGGTTCGTCGGTAACAAAATCGGGGCCAACCGGTTGTTCGTCAAAGCGGCGCGTGCGCTGTGCGCGGCGGGACATTCGGTTTTGCGTTTTGATTTCGGCGGTTGCGGCGAGAGTACGGGAGAGTACGGTTCGACCGGGCTCGGATCGATGATCGAGCAGACCCGGCATGTGCTGGACTACGCGTTTTCCGCCGATTGGGTCGATCCCGAGCGCGTTGCGGTGCTCGGCCACAGCCTCGGCGGCGCGGTCGCCCTGCTCGCCGCGGCAAGAGACCGGAGAATCCGCGCGCTGATCCTCTGGTCGCCGGTCGCGCATCCGCTGCACGACATCGTCCAGATCGTCGGCCGGCACGTTTATGAGCGGTGCAAGGCGGAAGGCGCCGCGGATTACCTTGGCTATCGCCTGACGGCGGCGTTTTTCGAGTCGCTGGAACAATTCCAGCCGTTTCAGGAAGCGAGGAAGTTTTTCGGCGACGTGTTGCTGGTCCACGGCACGTCGGACGAAGTGATTCCGGTCGATTACAGCTTTCTTTATCAAAAAGCGTTTTGGCTTCGGGGGGAAGGTTCCTGTGAAAAAGAAATCATCCTCCAGGCCGACCATACGTTTTCGTCGTCCGAAGCTTGCCATCGCGCGATTTCCCGCACGGTGGAATGGCTGGGCGCTTTGGCGGCGCGAAAAAGGGAATGGAACGACTGGACGATTTGACCCGGACCGGGCGAAAGAAGTCGCGTGGGCTTTGAGCGTGCTGGCGCTCGGGCTCTGGCTTCTGGCGTCGCGGTGATTCAGCCGGGCAAAAAAAACGACGGGGGGAAGGAAGGCGATGAACAGACGTAATCGGATCAAACGGACTTGGGCGACGATCGCGCTCGTCGCGTCGGCGGTGCTGGCGGTTTCCGGCTGCGGATCGGCTAAAAGCGCCGCGATCGGCGCCAAAAACGGTTCGGCGGCGACGGCGGAAAACCGCGTTTCGGCGACGCCTTCGGCGTTGCCGACCAATGTGCCGACGGACGGAACGTCCGCTCCGGGAGCGGCAAAAATCCGCATCGGCTACCAGAAGTACGGTACGCTCAGCATTTTGAAGGCCGACGGCGGTCTCGAAAAGAAACTGAACGAACGCGGCGTCAAGGTCGAATGGACGGAGTTCCCCGGCGGGCCGCAGCTCTTGGAGGCGCTCAACGCCGGCAGCATCGACGTCGGCCATACGGGCGAGGCGCCGCCGATCTTCGCCCAAGCGGCCGGGGCGCCGCTCGTCTACCTCGCCCACGAGCCGCCGAGTCCGAAAAGCGAGGCGATCGTCGTGCCGAAAGATTCGCCGATCCGCACGGTGGCCGATCTGAAAGGGAAAACGATCGTTCTGAACAAAGGTTCGAACGTGCATTATCTTTTGGTGAAGCTTCTGGAAAAGAACGGGCTGTCCTATCATCACGACATACAGGTCAAGTTTTTGCCGCCGGCGGATGCCCGGGTCGCGTTTGAGAAAGGCAACGTCGATGCCTGGGTCATCTGGGATCCGTTCCTCGCCGCGGCACAGACGGGTACCGATGCACGCATCTTGGCCGACGGCACCGACCTCGTATCGAACCACGAGTTTTATTTAGCGGCGCGGCCGTTTGCGGAACAACATCCCGATCTTGTCGATCTGTTGCTCCGGGAGGTCGACCGCATCGACACCTGGGCGCGCGAACATCCCAGGGAGGTGGCGGAGAAGCTGTCGCCGCAGCTCGGCATCGACGCCGCATCGCTCGAACTCGCCGCGAAACGCCGGCCTTACGGCATACAACCAATCGACGAGACGATTGTGCGTGCCCAGCAACAGATCGCCGACACGTTTTTGGCGCTCGGGCTCATTCCGAAGGCGATCGACGTTCGCGAAGCGCTTTTGAGGAAGTAAGGAGGTCATGTTCGATGCGCGTGTTCTGGTTTATTCCGACGCACGGCGACGGGCGGTATCTCGGTACGCGTTACGGCGCCCGGGCGGTAGACGCGGCGTATATGCGGCAAATCGCGGAAGCGGCCGACCGGCTCGGTTACGAAGGGGTTCTGATTCCGACGGGAAGTTCCTGCGAGGATCCCTGGGTCGCGGCGTCTACGCTTATCCCCGTCACGCGGCGGTTGAAGTTTCTGATCGCCCTGAGGCCGGGTCTGATGTCGCCGACGCTCGCGGCCAGGATGGCGGCGACGTTCGACCGATTGTCTGGCGGTCGGCTGCTGATCAACGTCGTGGCCGGCGGCGATCCTGTAGAACTGGCCGGCGACGGGCTGTTTCTCGACCACGACGAGCGTTACCGGCTGACCGACGAATTTTTGCACGTGTGGCGTCGGCAAATGGCCGGGGAAACGGTTCATTTCGAAGGCTCGCACGTGCGTGTCCGCGGCGGCAGGGTGTTGTATCCTCCGATCCAACAGCCGCATCCACCGCTCTGGTTCGGAGGGTCCTCGCCGGCGGCACACGAGGTCGCGGCGCGGCATGCCGACGTTTATCTGACGTGGGGAGAACCCCCGCGCGACGTGTCGGAAAAAATCGCCGACGTCTCGTCAAGAGCGGAGGCGCAAGGACGAAGCGTCCGGTTCGGACTTCGCCTCCACGTCATCGTCCGGGAGACAGACGAAGAAGCCTGGCAGGCCGCAAGCGACCTGATCCGGCATCTCGACGACGAGACGATCGCCAAGGCCCAGCAGGTGTTCGCACGGTTCGATTCGGTCGGCCAGAAGCGGATGGTCCGCCTGCACGGCGGCAGCCGCGCCTCGCTGGAAATCAGTCCGAATCTGTGGGCCGGCGTCGGACTCGTCCGCGGCGGGGCCGGTACGGCGCTCGTCGGCAGTCCCGCGACGGTGGCGGCCAGGATGCGGGAATACGCCGACCTCGGCATCGAGACGTTTATTCTGTCGGGATATCCTCATCTTGAAGAGGCTTATCGGGTCGCCGAGCTTCTGTTCCCGCAGTTGCCGATCGAACGGCCGGCGATCGACGAGGGGCCAACTTCCGTCAGCCCGTTCGGCGAACTGATCGCTAACGAATTCAGGCCGGATCTGAAAACGTCGGCACACTGAAAGGACGGGAATCCGTATGCGCCGGTTCGTCCGTAGAAAGATGGGGTTGTTTTTGCCGTGGCTCATTCCGGCCGGTGTCGTCGCCCTCTGGCAATTGCTCGGCGATTTCGGCCTGATTCCGGAACGCACGCTGCCGACGCCCGTGAAAGTCGCGATCGCAGGAGTCAGGCTACTTCTGAACGGAGAACTGGTCCACGCCATCGGCGTCAGTGCCGTGCGGGCATTAACCGGTTTTGCGATCGGCGGGTCGATCGGTTTTACGCTGGGGCTGCTGAACGGCGTCATGCCGATCTTCGCCCGACTGACCGATTCCACCGTTCAAATGATCCGCAACATCCCGCATTTGGCGCTCATTCCACTCGTCATCGCCTGGTTCGGGATCGGGGAGCGGGCGAAAATTTTTCTCGTAGCGCTCGGCGTGCTGTTTCCGATTTACATCAACACCCTGCACGGCATCCGGTCCGTCGATCCCGGACTGATCGAAATGGGAAGGGTTTACGGTCTGCGCGGATGGGAGTTGCACCGCAAAGTCGTCCTGCCGGGCGCGTTGCCCTCGGTATTAGTCGGCGTCCGGTTTTCGCTCGGGTTCATGTGGCTGACGCTGATCGTCGCCGAAACGATCGCGGCGGACTCCGGCATCGGCTATACGGCGATGAACGCGCGGGAATTTTTCCAATTGGACGTCGTCGTCCTCTGTATTTTGCTCTATGCCCTGCTCGGCAAATTGTCCGACCTGATCGCCAAGGGTCTGGAAAAGAGGTGGTTAAAATGGCATCCGCATTTTGGCGTTCGGTCTTCGTCGACGACGCCGTCGTGACGCGGCCGAAGCGGATTCCCGTTTTCCGACGAGACGTTCCCGGCGTCGAGAAGAAGGGGACTGACGAGGAAGCGTTCGTCGGGCGTGCGGGGTCCGGCGCTTCCGTCGAACTGGTCGACGTTTCGAAACGTTTCGCGGAAAAAGAAGTGTTGCGCAATGTCCGGTTGTCGATCGCCGGCGGGGAATTCGTGGCGATCGTCGGCCGCAGCGGTTGCGGCAAAAGCACGCTGCTTCGGCTGATCGCCGGGCTGGATCGGCCGACGGGCGGCGTGCTGTACCGGGACGCTGTGCCGGTCGACGGGATCGATCCGGACACGCGCATCATGTTTCAGGACGCCCGCCTTTTGCCTTGGAAGACCGTGCTCGACAATGTATGCATCGGCGTCCCGCGTTGGAAAGCCGCGGCGGCGAAAGCGAAAGCTTATGCGGTGCTTCAGCAGGTCGGCCTGGAGGATCGCGCGGACGACTGGCCGTCGGTTCTTTCCGGCGGCCAGCGCCAACGCGTCGCCTTGGCGCGCGCGCTTGTCGGGGCTCCACGGCTGCTCTTGTTCGATGAGCCGCTCGGAGCGCTCGATGCGTTGACGCGCATCGAGATGCAGCGGCTGATCGAACGGCTGTGGCGGCAGCACGGTTTTACGGCGGTACTGGTTACTCACGACGTCAGCGAAGCGGTGGCGCTGGCGGATCGCGTGGTGCTGATCGAGAAAGGAAAGGTAGCTTTGGATTTGCGGATTACGCTCGCCCGACCGCGTGTGCGGGACAGCGGGTTTGCGCATTTCGAGCGGTTGATTCTGGAGAGAGTGATGCAGTCAGATCAAGACCATATAGAACCACAAGAATACGAAATTTGAGGTGAACGCCCTTCATGCAGACCCGCATCTACGAAACGGATGTGCTGATTGTCGGCGGTGGAACGGCGGGAACCATGGCGGCTATTAAAGCGAAACAAGAAAACCCCGGATTACACGTGCTCGTGTTGGATAAAGCCGATATCCGTCGAAGCGGAGCGATCGCCATGGGCATGGACGGCCTGAACAATGCCGTCATCCCGGGAAAAGCGACTCCCGAAGAATATACACTTGAAATCACCGAAGCCAACGACGGCATCATCGATCAGCGGGCCGTTTACCGGCAAGCGGTGGAATGTTACGACATCGTTCGGGAACTTGATTCATGGGGAGTCGATTTCGAGAAAGACGAAAAGGGCGATTACCGAGTCTACCGGGTCCACCGCAAGGGACGCTACGTCCTGCCGATGCCGAAAGCAAGCGACTTGAAACTGATTCTGGCCAAAAAGGTCAAGCAAATGAAAGCTCAAGCCATCAACCGCGTAATGGCGACACGCCTGCTGACGCGCGGCAATCAGGCCATCGGCGCGCTGGGGCTCGATGTCATCACCGGCGATTTTGTCATCGTCAAGGCGAAAGCCGTTGTCCTGACTGCCGGAGCGGCGGGCCGCATGGGCTTGACCGATTCGGGATACCTCTACAGCACCTATGAAAATCCGGCAAACTCGGGCGACGGATTTGCCATGGCATACCATGCCGGAGCCGAATTGACGGGAATCGAATGTTATCAGATCAATCCGACCATGAAGGATTACAACGGCCCCGCCTGCGCATACGTGGCCGGCCCGTTCGGCGCATACACCGCCAACTATAGAGGGGAACGGGTCACGGGATGCGATTACTGGAGCGGCGAACTGATCATGACCATGTGGAAACTGGCCAATCAAGGTCAATGGCCGCTGTTTTTGAAAATGACCCATCTCGACGAGGCATCGATCGCCAAAATCGAATCCATTCTTCATTCGAACGAACGACCGAGCCGCGATCGTTTCCATCAAGGACGTGGAAAAAACTACCGGAATGACATGGTCGAACTGCACTTCTCCGAAGTCGGACTATGCAGCGGCCACAGCGCGGCCGGAGTGTTGGTCAACCACGAGGCGGAAACGTCCATGGCAGGCCTATATGCCGCCGGAGATATGGCCTGCGTTCCCCATCAATACTTACTGGGAGCGCTGACTTTTGGAAAAATCGCAGGTGTCAACGCAGCTCGGTTCGCTGCCAGCCAGCCGGGGTATGAACCGGATCCGGCACAAATCGAGGCGGAACGGGAGCGGATGTTTCGGCCGCTTCAAAATCCGGACGGAGTCCCCCATCACCAGGTAGAGTACAAAATCCGTCGCATCGTCACGCAATACTTAATGCCGCCGAAAACCATGACCAAACTGGAAATCGGCCTGGAAAGAATTCTCCATTTCCGCCGTGTCGATCTGAACCTGCTTGGCGCGCGCGATCCGCACGAACTGGGCAGGGCGCTGGAAGTTCACAGTATCGTAGACTGTGCGGAAATGATGGCAAGAGCGTCGATGTTCCGCAAAGAGAGTCGATGGGGATTTTATCACTATTTTCTCGATTATCCAGAACGTGACGACAAGAACTGGTTAAAACGCGTCGTCGTTCGAAAAGGAAAAAATGGTAAGATGGAAGTTTATACGAAAGAAGTTCCTCCATACATTTTGTTTCCCCATTTGGAATCAGAATCGGTCGGAGGAGGGGAACTGCTGTCATGAGCTTCTCCGCGCACGTTTCGCCCCGTTTGATCACTCAGCGCGTCGAAGCCAGCGTCATCATCGACCGCGATAAGTGTATCGGCTGCGGCATATGCGTTCAAGTTTGTCCGATGGGCATTCTGGCTCTCGATCATGAAGGCAAGGCTTACATGAAATATGACGAAAGCTGGTACTGTACGCCTTGCCAAACGGATTGCCCTGTCGATGCGGTCCGGGTGCACTTGCCGTATTTGATCCGGTGATGATATTGCACGAACGGGGACATAAATAGCGTATCGACGCGCGACCGTCTACTCGATGCGGGTAGACGGTTTTTCGTGATCGATGCGTAAGCCGGACTGATCGTCCGGGGCACCTCCAACCGTGGAGGAGCATTACCTTCGCAGCGGAGGTAGATGATTTCAATCCCCCCAAATGGTTCATTTTTTCATACCCCCCATTGACACGTGTAAAAAATACGTATACAATACAATCAGATCAGAAAGGAGAGCGACATGAAAAACATCACTTCACGCGCACTCATCAAAATACTTGAGAAAGACGGTTGGAGGTTGGTCGCAGTAGTGGGAAGCCATCATCAATTTGAGCATCCGACCAAACCCGGCAAAGTAACCGTCCCGCATCCGAAGAAAAAACCTTGCACCAAAAACCATCAAGACAATACTCAAACAGGCCGGGCTCCAATAACAGAGTCGACCATATAAGGAGGTTTCAGCAATGCCAAAATACGTTTATCCTGCGATCTTCGACCCCAACGAACTCGGCGGGTATACTGTCACGTTTCCGGACCTGCCCGGGTGCGTTACCGAGGGAGATACCCTCGAAGAAGCCCTCAAAATGGCGGCAGAAGCCATGGCTTTGCACCTATACGGCATGGAACGGGACGGAGATGAAATTCCCCCTCCATCCGATCCATCGAAGGTCCGGCTCCCCGAAGATGCGGACAAAGGCGCTTTTGTTACTCTCATCCAGGCTAGAACAGAACCGATCCGAGACGAGCTCATGAACCGGTCTGTCAAAAAGACGCTCACCATCCCGAAATGGCTTAACGACGAAGCCGAAAAAGAAGGTATTAACTTTTCTCAAGTACTCCAAGCAGCCCTTAAAGAAAAGCTCGGATTGTTCGGTGAATCGTAAAAATTTGCCCCGCCTTTTCGGCGGGTTTTTGTTTTTCGATGAAGGCGGGGTTCAAACTGTCCCCATTGTTTTTTGTAATCGCTGAAAAAGCGCTTTTTGATGTCGTCGATCCCCGGGGATTTTCGTTTCGAGGAAGATCGACGACAAAAGGACCACGATACGGTCCAATTAAGTGGTAATTTTCGACTTCAGAACCGAGTAGCACGTTCTTTCTGCAAGGCGGCCATCGGTTTCAACGAATAGCCGTTTGCCCGTCCGATTGCCTCGTCGATTCCAGACTGAGAAACACCTCTTGACTCCCGCCGGGATGTATGCTAAACTCTAATTCAAAGTATTCCAATAGGAATTTAAAAATCAGAAGACGACCGGTCCGCCGGAGGCTTCCTTCCGCATCGCGATGAGCGGCAGGGGGCCTTTTTTGATTTTCATCCGGGCCGGTTTCCTTCGGCAGCGGAGGTGAAAAGGCATGCGTTGTCCACGTGAACATTCCCGTTGACTCTCGACAAAGGTCGTGTTATAATAGCCGCATAATCCGACTAAATAGGTATGATTAATTTAGATAATGAACATAATCGAGTTTGGCACAGAGTTTCGGACAAAGCTTCAAGACGAGACCCGACCGGTACGAAAGTGGGGAGAACCATGGCCGACCTGACCGAGCTCGACCCGATCTGGGTGGAACGCATCGTCCGCAGTTTGGCCGGTTTGAAGTACGGGTCGGTGCAGATTACGGTGCACGACGGCCGAATCGTGCAGATCGACCGCACCGAGAAAAACCGGTTCGACCCGGAACCCGTTTTGCGCACGGGAAAACCTTCTTCCGGCAAAGCAAAAAATTAAATCGGCGAACGTCGACCGGACCACCGGAGACACACGACCCTCGTACACGCCGTTCGGCGCGGGAGTCGTGTGTTTTCTGTTTTTTTAAAGAAGTTTCAAAAACTTGTCGACCAGGGGGAGAGACGCATGAAGCCGGGTATCGTTCGCAACGCCGTCATGTTGTCGATCATCGGAGCCGTCCTGTTTGCGTCGGCGGGATGCGGCGGCAAGTCCGCGTCGACGTCGTCGCAATCTTCGTCGCCGTCGTCTCCGTCGCCGGCGCAGTCGGCGGGAGGAAGCGGCGCCGCGAAACCGCCGGTGGAGCTGCTCAACGTGTCGTACGACCCGACGCGCGAGCTGTACGAGGCGTACAACAAGGCGTTCGCGCAATATTGGAAAAACAAGACCGGCCAGACGGTGACGATCAAGCAGTCGCACGGCGGTTCGGGCAAACAGTCGCGTTCGGTGATCGACGGGCTGGAAGCCGACGTCGTGACGCTGGCGCTCGGTTACGACATCGACGCGATCCGTGCGGCGGGTCTGATCAACGAAGGCTGGCAGAAAAGACTGCCGTACAACAGCACGCCGTACACGTCGACGATCGTCTTCCTCGTGCGCAAGGGAAATCCGAAGCAGATCAAAGACTGGCCCGACCTGATCAAACCCGGCGTGCAGGTGATCACGCCCAATCCGAAAACGTCGGGCGGCGCGCGCTGGAATTACGTCGCGGCTTGGGGCTACGCGCTTAAGAAAAACAACAACGACGAGAACGCGGCGAAAGCGTTCGTGACCGAACTGTACAAACACGTGCCGGTGCTCGATTCCGGCGCGCGCGGCGCGACGACGACGTTCGCGGAACGCGGCCTCGGCGACGTCCTGCTCGCGTGGGAAAACGAGGCGTTTCTGTCGCTGAAGGAATTCGGCCAGGACAAATTCGAGATCGTCGTGCCGTCGATCAGCGTGCTCGCAGAACCGCCGGTCGCCGTCGTCGACAAAGTCGTCGACAGGAAGGGCACGCGCGAAGTCGCCCAGGCGTATCTGGAATACTTATACTCCGACGAAGGGCAAAAGATCGTCGCAGAAAACTTTTACCGGCCGCGGTCGGAAGCCGTCGCGCGTCAGTACGAAAACCGCTTTCCGAAGCTGGAGCTGTTCACGATCGACGATCCGGCGTTCGGCGGCTGGCAGAAGACGCAGGAAAAACATTTCAACGACGGCGGGCTGTTCGACCAGATTTATCAGCCGGCGAAATAAGGCGAAATGACCGGGCATGCGGGAAATCGGGAGGTGCCGCCGGTGTCGGGATGGAGACGGCGGCGGGCGAAGCTGGGCGTTCTGCCCGGCTTCGGCCTGTCGATGGGATTTACCTTGTTTTATTTGGCGTTGATCGTGCTCATTCCGCTGTCGACAGTTGCGGTCATGGCGCTCGGCATGTCGTGGGAGTCGTTCTGGCGCGTCGCGACGTCGGAGCGCGCGCTTGCGGCGTATCGGCTCAGTTTCGGGGCGGCGTTCGCGGCCGCGGCGGTCAATCTGGTGTTCGGCACGGCGGTCGCGTGGCTGCTCGTCCGGTACCGGTTTCCGGGAAAACGGCTGCTCGACGCGGCCGTCGACCTGCCGTTCGCGCTGCCGACGGCGGTCGCCGGCATTTCGCTGACGACGCTGTATTCGACGAAAGGGTGGATCGGTGCGGCGCTGGAGCCGTTCGGCGTCAAGATCGCGTATACGCCGCTCGGCGTGGCGATGGCGCTCGTGTTCGTCGGGTTCCCGTTCGTCGTGCGCAGCGTGCAGCCGGTGCTGGAAGCGCTCGGGCGCGAATCGGAGGAAGCGGCAGCGACGCTCGGCGCATCGTGGCTCAGGACGTTTTTCCGCGTCGTGTTGCCGGAGCTGGTGCCGGCCGCATTGGCCGGGTTCGTGTTGGCGTTGGCGAGGGGGGTCGGCGAATACGGGTCGGTCATTTTTATCGCCGGCAACATGCCGATGAAAACGGAGATCGCGCCGCTTCTGATCATGACGCGGCTGGAGCAGTTCGATTATCCGGGGGCGGCCGCGATCGCGCTCGTCATGCTGGTGTTGTCGTTTGCGCTGTTGTTTGCGATTAACGTTCTGCAGTGGAAAGCGGCGCAAAGGCTGCGGAGCGTATAAGCGTGTCGTGCGCGGCGCGCATCACGCAAGGGAGGGATCCGACATGCAGGAACCTCGCTGGTTTCGGGCGGTGCTCGGCGTCGTAACGGCGCTGTTCGTCGCCGTCGTGCTCGTGTTGCCGCTGGCGACGGTGTTCGAACAGGCGTTTCGGAAAGGGGTGGGAGTCTATCTGGACGCGCTGACCGAGCCCGACGCCGTGGCGGCGATTCGGCTGACGCTCGTGACGGCGGCGATCGTGCTGCCGTTCCAGCTCGCGTTCGGTCTGGCCGCGTCCTGGGCGCTGACGCGATTTCGTTTTCCTGGCAAAAGGCTGCTCGTTTCGATGATCGATCTGCCGTTCGCGGTGTCGCCGGTCATCGCCGGGCTCGTGTTCGTCTTGCTGTTCGGCTCCCGCGGTTGGTTCGGCCCTTGGTTGGAGCAGCACGACATCCGGATCGTGTTCGCGATGCCAGGCATTGTGCTGGCGACGATGTTCGTCACGGTTCCGTTCGTCGCCCGCGAACTCGTGCCGGTCATGCAGTCGCTCGGCACGGGGGAGGAAGAAGCGGCGGCGACGCTCGGGGCGAAGGGATGGACGCTGTTTTGGCGCATTACGTTGCCGAACATCCGGTGGGCGCTGTTTTACGGGGCCGTTTTGTGCGCGGCGCGGGCGATGGGGGAATTCGGCGCGGTATCGGTCGTTTCCGGGCACATTCGCGGGGAGACGAACACGATTCCGTTGCATGTGGAGATTTTGTACAACGATTACGATTTTACGGCGTCGTTCGCTGTTGCCTCGCTGCTGACGCTGATCGGCTTGGCGACGATGGCAGTGAAACGGATGATGGAATGGGGGGAGGCCCGGTATGCGGGTCGAGGTGAACCGTCTTCGGAAGTCGTTCGGTAAAACGGAAGTGGTGCGAGACGTCAGTTTTACAGTCGAGCCGGGGCGGCTCGTCGCGCTGCTCGGACCGAGCGGCGGCGGCAAGTCGACGATTCTCCGCATGCTTGCCGGTCTTGAGGTTCCCGACGGTGGGGAAA is a window from the Candidatus Reconcilbacillus cellulovorans genome containing:
- the ssuC gene encoding alkanesulfonate transporter permease subunit (part of the ABC type transport system for alkanesulfonate SsuABC; SsuB the ATP-binding subunit and SsuC the permease), with the translated sequence MRRFVRRKMGLFLPWLIPAGVVALWQLLGDFGLIPERTLPTPVKVAIAGVRLLLNGELVHAIGVSAVRALTGFAIGGSIGFTLGLLNGVMPIFARLTDSTVQMIRNIPHLALIPLVIAWFGIGERAKIFLVALGVLFPIYINTLHGIRSVDPGLIEMGRVYGLRGWELHRKVVLPGALPSVLVGVRFSLGFMWLTLIVAETIAADSGIGYTAMNAREFFQLDVVVLCILLYALLGKLSDLIAKGLEKRWLKWHPHFGVRSSSTTPS
- a CDS encoding FMN reductase (NADPH) gives rise to the protein MPTVAAISGAPAETSRVNGLIGYARRKLEENGVSVRTIQVTALPHSDLLLGKSDGAPIREAVDSTTLADGVIVASPVYKATYSGILKTFLDLLPPKGLSGKPVLPLFVGGTIAHLLAIDFGLKPVLSVLGARCLLQGVYAVDDQVAREGDGVFRIAEEVRARLDESVDELLRFLPAAVKSPAS
- a CDS encoding fumarate reductase/succinate dehydrogenase flavoprotein subunit, with product MQTRIYETDVLIVGGGTAGTMAAIKAKQENPGLHVLVLDKADIRRSGAIAMGMDGLNNAVIPGKATPEEYTLEITEANDGIIDQRAVYRQAVECYDIVRELDSWGVDFEKDEKGDYRVYRVHRKGRYVLPMPKASDLKLILAKKVKQMKAQAINRVMATRLLTRGNQAIGALGLDVITGDFVIVKAKAVVLTAGAAGRMGLTDSGYLYSTYENPANSGDGFAMAYHAGAELTGIECYQINPTMKDYNGPACAYVAGPFGAYTANYRGERVTGCDYWSGELIMTMWKLANQGQWPLFLKMTHLDEASIAKIESILHSNERPSRDRFHQGRGKNYRNDMVELHFSEVGLCSGHSAAGVLVNHEAETSMAGLYAAGDMACVPHQYLLGALTFGKIAGVNAARFAASQPGYEPDPAQIEAERERMFRPLQNPDGVPHHQVEYKIRRIVTQYLMPPKTMTKLEIGLERILHFRRVDLNLLGARDPHELGRALEVHSIVDCAEMMARASMFRKESRWGFYHYFLDYPERDDKNWLKRVVVRKGKNGKMEVYTKEVPPYILFPHLESESVGGGELLS
- a CDS encoding sulfonate ABC transporter substrate-binding protein — translated: MNRRNRIKRTWATIALVASAVLAVSGCGSAKSAAIGAKNGSAATAENRVSATPSALPTNVPTDGTSAPGAAKIRIGYQKYGTLSILKADGGLEKKLNERGVKVEWTEFPGGPQLLEALNAGSIDVGHTGEAPPIFAQAAGAPLVYLAHEPPSPKSEAIVVPKDSPIRTVADLKGKTIVLNKGSNVHYLLVKLLEKNGLSYHHDIQVKFLPPADARVAFEKGNVDAWVIWDPFLAAAQTGTDARILADGTDLVSNHEFYLAARPFAEQHPDLVDLLLREVDRIDTWAREHPREVAEKLSPQLGIDAASLELAAKRRPYGIQPIDETIVRAQQQIADTFLALGLIPKAIDVREALLRK
- the ssuB gene encoding aliphatic sulfonate ABC transporter ATP-binding protein (part of the ABC type transport system SsuABC for aliphatic sulfonates; with SsuA being the periplasmic substrate-binding subunit, SsuB the ATP-binding subunit and SsuC the permease), producing MVDVSKRFAEKEVLRNVRLSIAGGEFVAIVGRSGCGKSTLLRLIAGLDRPTGGVLYRDAVPVDGIDPDTRIMFQDARLLPWKTVLDNVCIGVPRWKAAAAKAKAYAVLQQVGLEDRADDWPSVLSGGQRQRVALARALVGAPRLLLFDEPLGALDALTRIEMQRLIERLWRQHGFTAVLVTHDVSEAVALADRVVLIEKGKVALDLRITLARPRVRDSGFAHFERLILERVMQSDQDHIEPQEYEI
- a CDS encoding alpha/beta hydrolase, translating into MERSIAIRSGDMTLSGVLHTPSSADQAGNKGRRPFVLICHGFVGNKIGANRLFVKAARALCAAGHSVLRFDFGGCGESTGEYGSTGLGSMIEQTRHVLDYAFSADWVDPERVAVLGHSLGGAVALLAAARDRRIRALILWSPVAHPLHDIVQIVGRHVYERCKAEGAADYLGYRLTAAFFESLEQFQPFQEARKFFGDVLLVHGTSDEVIPVDYSFLYQKAFWLRGEGSCEKEIILQADHTFSSSEACHRAISRTVEWLGALAARKREWNDWTI
- a CDS encoding alkanesulfonate monooxygenase, FMNH(2)-dependent — its product is MRVFWFIPTHGDGRYLGTRYGARAVDAAYMRQIAEAADRLGYEGVLIPTGSSCEDPWVAASTLIPVTRRLKFLIALRPGLMSPTLAARMAATFDRLSGGRLLINVVAGGDPVELAGDGLFLDHDERYRLTDEFLHVWRRQMAGETVHFEGSHVRVRGGRVLYPPIQQPHPPLWFGGSSPAAHEVAARHADVYLTWGEPPRDVSEKIADVSSRAEAQGRSVRFGLRLHVIVRETDEEAWQAASDLIRHLDDETIAKAQQVFARFDSVGQKRMVRLHGGSRASLEISPNLWAGVGLVRGGAGTALVGSPATVAARMREYADLGIETFILSGYPHLEEAYRVAELLFPQLPIERPAIDEGPTSVSPFGELIANEFRPDLKTSAH